A genomic stretch from Candidatus Methanomassiliicoccus intestinalis Issoire-Mx1 includes:
- a CDS encoding urease subunit beta, which yields MTTTTMQESVQKNSLKQGTSNKEITVGALIPGEGSIELFPNRKHITLKVTNTGDRPIQVGSHFHFFEANRALEFDREAAFGMKLDIAAGLSVRFEPGQSRDVGLVEIGGKRYVHGFNMLTNGSTRAQDTKTMAMAKAKLLGFKGA from the coding sequence ATGACCACGACAACTATGCAGGAAAGCGTACAGAAAAACAGCTTAAAGCAGGGAACATCGAACAAAGAGATAACTGTGGGAGCTCTTATTCCTGGAGAAGGAAGCATTGAGTTATTTCCCAACAGGAAACATATCACTCTTAAAGTCACAAATACTGGCGACAGGCCGATACAGGTAGGTTCTCACTTTCACTTCTTTGAAGCAAACAGAGCCTTAGAGTTTGACAGGGAAGCAGCCTTCGGAATGAAGCTCGACATTGCTGCTGGATTGTCTGTAAGATTTGAACCAGGACAGAGCAGAGATGTAGGTCTGGTAGAGATCGGCGGCAAGAGGTATGTCCACGGATTCAACATGCTCACAAATGGAAGTACAAGAGCGCAGGATACCAAGACAATGGCAATGGCAAAGGCCAAATTATTAGGATTCAAGGGGGCATGA
- a CDS encoding urease subunit gamma, with product MRLSPRDVDKLQVFTVARIAERRKNDGVKLNYPESVALIADFAFERIRRGDSVAKIMEEGRHVLTTEDVMPGVPEMIPVVAVEGTFPDGTKLVSIHNPIQPANGGMK from the coding sequence ATGAGGTTATCGCCAAGAGACGTAGATAAATTGCAAGTTTTTACCGTAGCCAGAATAGCGGAAAGACGTAAAAATGATGGTGTAAAGTTAAATTATCCAGAATCAGTAGCTTTGATAGCTGATTTTGCATTTGAAAGAATCCGTCGCGGAGACTCCGTTGCAAAGATCATGGAAGAAGGAAGACATGTTCTGACAACAGAGGATGTTATGCCCGGCGTTCCAGAAATGATTCCGGTAGTAGCAGTGGAGGGAACATTTCCGGATGGAACTAAATTAGTAAGCATTCACAACCCGATTCAACCTGCAAATGGAGGGATGAAATGA
- a CDS encoding fluoride efflux transporter FluC has protein sequence MKHDVWLVFAGGGIGAVVREALMLSVQTVGGFPFSIFFANVIAAFLIGLATGLVTRGSLGASGNLFFSTGVMGGMSTFSTFMHGTDQLLLESVDFTALIYLVISMIVGLILALGGIKLGSGRKAAN, from the coding sequence GTGAAGCATGATGTGTGGCTTGTATTCGCCGGAGGCGGAATTGGAGCAGTCGTGAGAGAAGCATTGATGCTGTCGGTGCAGACTGTCGGCGGATTTCCATTCTCGATATTCTTTGCCAATGTGATTGCAGCATTCTTGATAGGTTTAGCTACAGGACTTGTTACAAGGGGCAGTTTAGGTGCAAGCGGAAATTTATTTTTCTCCACAGGTGTCATGGGAGGAATGTCAACTTTCAGTACTTTTATGCATGGTACCGATCAACTGTTGTTGGAATCTGTCGATTTTACAGCTTTGATCTATCTGGTCATCTCAATGATTGTCGGTTTAATTCTTGCTCTGGGAGGCATTAAACTCGGCAGCGGAAGAAAGGCTGCAAACTAA
- the crcB gene encoding fluoride efflux transporter CrcB: protein MIEVLATIILVFLGGGIGSSLRWGVGKAVGKRYHGSFPWGNFAVNITGSFLIGFLATLFLIDWDNRYGTFMIALVITGLLGGYTTFSSYELDTAKLIGKKKTGIAATYWIGSVVAGLIAALAGIFLAGVIR from the coding sequence ATGATTGAAGTGCTAGCCACGATCATCCTGGTATTTTTAGGCGGGGGCATAGGCTCTTCGCTCAGATGGGGTGTAGGCAAAGCAGTCGGAAAAAGATATCACGGCAGTTTTCCCTGGGGCAATTTTGCAGTCAACATAACCGGTTCATTTCTGATAGGATTCCTTGCAACTCTGTTTCTGATTGACTGGGATAACAGGTATGGAACTTTCATGATCGCTCTGGTTATCACTGGACTTCTGGGTGGGTATACAACATTCAGCAGTTATGAGCTTGATACTGCAAAATTGATTGGAAAGAAGAAAACAGGCATAGCCGCGACATATTGGATAGGATCTGTCGTAGCCGGTCTGATTGCCGCGTTGGCAGGTATATTCCTTGCAGGGGTGATCCGGTGA
- a CDS encoding excinuclease ABC subunit UvrA: MNSSSNGNNAPDHIEIRGARVHNLKNIDLDIPLGKLVGVAGVSGSGKSSLALGVLYAEGSRRYLEALSAYTRRRMTQAAEAKIDSIEYIPAALALHQRPAVSGVRSTFGTSTELLNPLRLMFSRLGSHRCPNGHMLPPSLNVAAERPLQCPTCGVRFDGPSAESFSFNSQGACRTCSGTGVVRAVDETTLVPDETLSIDEGAVAPWNSLMWSLMTDVCREMGVRTDVPFSELTEREREIVFHGPAEKKHILYKAKKTNQAGELDFTYFNAVYTVENALEKVKDEKGMKRVEKFLKQDVCPDCGGTRLCEQARSTLLCGKNLAETTAMTLDALIPWVKAVPAAMPEELRDVAESIKNQFIHTAKRLTDLGLGYLSLDRAGYTLSTGERQRVQLARAVRNRTTGVLYVLDEPSIGLHPSNVDGLLGVVDDLIAHGNSVVLIDHDVRVLKASHWLIEMGPGAGEHGGRVLSQGTVEDVSKSPNSLIARFLTDDEDTVIRKRIDPKAMFEHGHIKLNTDPLHTVRALRLDLPKGRLTAVTGVSGSGKTTLILESLLPALKAQIDEKPLPAHVRSVEAPEIGRVNLIDATPIGVNVRSTVATYSGILDDLRRLYAAVPEAKANGYKVSDFSYNTGSLRCPGCDGTGQITMDVQFLPDVNIICPDCGGSRYMKEAEKICYRSPKAAQDSPGVSLPELMGMTVEQALEFLKDVKKIRDRLQVLADLGLGYLTLGESTPALSGGEAQRLKLAAEMGKAQNDAVFVFDEPTIGLHPLDVQVLIGVFQRLIENGATVIVIEHDLDMIANADYVLDMGPGGGEAGGQIVAVGTPSEIANDPQSLTGKYLSKIVKDENNREY; encoded by the coding sequence ATGAACAGTTCTTCCAATGGCAATAATGCACCAGATCATATCGAAATACGGGGTGCCCGGGTTCATAACCTAAAAAATATCGACCTGGATATCCCGCTTGGTAAGCTCGTAGGAGTGGCTGGCGTATCTGGATCAGGAAAATCCTCCCTGGCGCTGGGCGTTCTGTATGCAGAGGGCTCGAGGCGCTATCTAGAAGCTCTGTCTGCGTACACAAGAAGACGCATGACTCAGGCCGCTGAAGCTAAAATAGACAGCATCGAGTATATCCCTGCTGCTCTGGCCCTTCATCAGCGACCGGCAGTTTCAGGGGTTCGGAGCACTTTCGGAACATCCACTGAACTTTTGAATCCGCTCAGGCTTATGTTTTCCAGACTGGGCAGCCACCGCTGTCCCAATGGACACATGCTGCCGCCATCACTAAATGTTGCAGCTGAAAGACCGCTTCAATGCCCGACATGCGGTGTTCGTTTTGACGGCCCTAGTGCAGAAAGCTTTTCATTCAACAGTCAAGGCGCCTGCAGAACGTGCAGCGGTACAGGTGTTGTGAGAGCAGTTGATGAAACCACGCTGGTACCTGATGAAACTCTTTCGATTGACGAAGGAGCGGTAGCACCCTGGAACTCGCTGATGTGGTCATTGATGACGGATGTATGCCGGGAAATGGGGGTTCGCACAGATGTGCCGTTTTCAGAACTGACTGAGCGGGAACGGGAGATTGTCTTTCACGGCCCGGCAGAAAAGAAGCATATTCTATACAAAGCAAAGAAGACTAATCAGGCAGGCGAACTGGATTTTACTTATTTCAACGCAGTTTATACTGTAGAGAACGCTCTGGAAAAAGTCAAAGACGAAAAAGGTATGAAACGGGTGGAAAAATTCCTGAAGCAGGATGTCTGCCCGGACTGCGGCGGTACACGGTTGTGTGAACAGGCTCGCTCTACATTACTCTGCGGCAAAAATCTTGCTGAGACAACGGCCATGACGCTGGATGCACTCATACCATGGGTGAAGGCAGTTCCTGCAGCCATGCCGGAAGAGCTGCGGGATGTGGCTGAAAGCATTAAAAACCAGTTCATTCACACTGCCAAAAGGCTCACAGATCTGGGACTGGGATATCTTTCCCTTGACAGGGCTGGATATACTCTGTCCACAGGTGAACGCCAGCGGGTACAGCTTGCCAGAGCGGTAAGGAACCGCACAACCGGCGTTCTATATGTGTTAGATGAGCCTTCGATAGGCCTGCATCCTTCCAATGTAGATGGTCTGCTGGGAGTCGTAGACGATCTCATTGCCCACGGCAATTCTGTTGTGCTGATAGATCACGATGTACGAGTATTGAAAGCATCCCACTGGCTTATTGAGATGGGACCTGGAGCAGGAGAACACGGAGGGCGGGTGCTGTCCCAAGGCACCGTGGAAGATGTGTCAAAATCTCCCAACTCTCTAATTGCAAGATTTCTAACTGATGATGAAGATACCGTCATCCGGAAACGCATAGATCCCAAGGCAATGTTTGAGCATGGACATATCAAACTTAATACCGATCCTCTGCATACTGTTCGTGCACTCAGACTGGATCTTCCTAAGGGACGGCTGACAGCCGTTACAGGCGTATCGGGCTCAGGTAAAACCACTCTTATTCTGGAAAGCCTGCTGCCGGCGTTAAAAGCACAGATTGATGAAAAACCGCTGCCCGCTCATGTAAGGTCTGTAGAAGCTCCGGAGATTGGGAGAGTGAATCTCATTGACGCCACACCGATAGGAGTCAACGTCCGTTCCACTGTGGCTACCTATAGCGGCATATTGGATGATCTGCGGCGGCTTTACGCTGCTGTACCGGAAGCAAAAGCCAATGGGTACAAGGTAAGTGATTTTTCATACAATACCGGCTCCCTGCGCTGCCCTGGATGCGATGGAACCGGACAGATTACAATGGATGTGCAATTTCTTCCTGATGTGAATATTATATGTCCAGACTGCGGCGGTTCCCGATATATGAAGGAAGCAGAGAAAATATGCTATCGTTCTCCCAAGGCGGCGCAGGATTCCCCCGGAGTTTCTCTTCCAGAGCTGATGGGGATGACTGTTGAACAGGCATTGGAATTTCTAAAGGATGTGAAAAAAATAAGAGACCGGCTGCAGGTGCTGGCCGACTTAGGTCTTGGTTACCTCACTCTGGGAGAGTCCACTCCTGCTTTGTCTGGAGGCGAGGCTCAGAGACTCAAGCTTGCTGCTGAAATGGGAAAGGCTCAGAACGATGCGGTTTTTGTGTTTGATGAACCGACAATAGGGCTTCACCCGCTGGATGTGCAGGTGCTGATCGGCGTATTCCAGCGGCTGATTGAAAACGGGGCAACAGTCATTGTAATCGAACATGATCTGGACATGATCGCTAACGCTGACTACGTTTTAGATATGGGACCCGGCGGAGGGGAAGCAGGCGGTCAGATAGTGGCCGTTGGCACGCCAAGCGAAATTGCCAATGATCCTCAAAGCTTAACCGGGAAATATCTTTCCAAGATAGTAAAGGATGAGAACAATCGGGAATACTGA
- a CDS encoding Cdc6/Cdc18 family protein — protein MAGNPKYQGEKIIKDYGKLSFDYVPEVLVHREAQLQRLQTIFKPVLHGVRRTALLLGSVGTGKTVTAKRFCQNITSEGTLAGINITSLLINCREKRSEHAVLHAINSFFNPGCPDRGLAPEEFLRSIRRSLEERKLHMIIVLDEADEILRRGADDLIYVLTRFNEEFCQDYSLSLILISQRYLLDQLDKSALSTFCKANIVSFERYDAAELRDIVLSRIDLAFYPGTVEEECIDLIAESSADWGDARFAMELLETSALIAEERRLSGVTPECVREAKNMTCSDGSYETKLSKMDYNHKLVLLSICRSIGRSAYTTSIATENAYKIASEECKTAAKGTTTFWKYLKDLAKDGWIEQKVITDPNGSGGRTTCIYISDFPIGELRYIIEKEFNLTI, from the coding sequence ATGGCTGGCAATCCAAAATATCAGGGCGAGAAAATAATCAAGGATTACGGCAAGTTGTCATTTGATTACGTTCCTGAGGTTCTAGTCCACAGAGAGGCTCAGCTGCAGCGTCTGCAGACAATCTTTAAGCCTGTACTGCACGGGGTCAGAAGAACCGCGCTGCTTCTCGGCAGCGTTGGTACAGGCAAGACTGTAACTGCCAAACGCTTCTGCCAGAATATTACAAGCGAAGGCACTCTCGCCGGCATCAACATAACTTCCCTTTTGATAAACTGCAGGGAGAAACGCAGCGAACATGCTGTTCTCCATGCCATAAATTCTTTTTTCAATCCCGGCTGTCCAGACAGAGGGCTGGCTCCTGAAGAATTCCTGCGCTCCATCCGAAGAAGCCTGGAAGAGAGAAAACTGCACATGATCATCGTGCTTGATGAAGCAGATGAGATTCTGCGCAGAGGTGCAGACGATTTAATTTATGTCCTTACAAGATTCAATGAGGAGTTCTGCCAGGATTATTCATTGTCATTAATTTTGATCTCTCAGAGATATCTTCTTGATCAGCTGGATAAATCTGCATTGTCTACGTTTTGTAAAGCAAACATTGTAAGTTTTGAGCGATACGATGCAGCAGAGCTGCGTGACATTGTGCTTTCAAGAATTGATCTGGCATTTTACCCGGGAACAGTGGAAGAGGAATGCATCGATCTGATCGCAGAATCTTCTGCAGACTGGGGTGATGCCAGATTTGCAATGGAACTTTTAGAAACCTCAGCGCTCATTGCTGAAGAGAGGAGATTATCTGGAGTTACTCCCGAGTGCGTCCGCGAAGCTAAGAATATGACCTGCAGCGATGGAAGCTACGAAACAAAACTTTCTAAAATGGATTATAATCATAAATTGGTGCTGCTTTCAATCTGCAGATCAATAGGCAGGAGTGCTTACACTACTTCCATTGCCACAGAAAATGCTTACAAAATCGCATCGGAAGAATGTAAAACTGCAGCTAAGGGAACCACCACTTTCTGGAAATACCTCAAGGATCTGGCCAAGGACGGCTGGATAGAGCAGAAGGTGATTACTGATCCAAACGGTTCCGGGGGACGGACGACATGCATATACATTTCTGATTTCCCGATCGGCGAATTGAGGTATATTATTGAAAAAGAATTCAATCTAACCATCTGA
- the gyrA gene encoding DNA gyrase subunit A: MSDEIENNAAENTSKEFKCPIEAEMKKSYIDYAMSVIVGRALPDARDGLKPVHRRIIYSMHDLGVFSNKPHKKCARIVGDCLGKYHPHGDLAVYDALVRMAQDFSLRYPMIEGHGNFGSIDGDSAAAMRYTECRLNKIAEEMLHDIDKDTVDFVDNFDASLKEPAVLPSKIPSLLVNGSSGIAVGMATNIPPHNLKEVCDALVHLIDDPSADTIDLMTYIPGPDFPTGGTVYGTNGIIEAYSTGKGRIKVRANTSIEEMEGGKKRIIVSEIPYQVNKSNLIENIADLVKDKKIEGITDLRDESDRDGMRIVIELRKDVMEEVILNQLFTHTQMEVTFGIINLALVNNEPKILTLKDMLSVYLEHRKEIVTKRTQYDLKQALARDHILQALIKAVDAIDDAIAIIREAEDGESAKQGLMARFEIDEIQAKAILDMRLRSLTGLEIDDLRAEFDALQIKIQNLQAILGDEHKVFDIIKSEILEMKEEYGDERKTQIVIDNGDLDIEDLIPNEEVVIMISNDGYIKRLPLSTYKQQHRGGQGLMGMETKEEDAVVDLFVTMTHSYILFFTDRGRVYVLKAHRIPIAGRHSKGKAIVNLLPKLEEGEKIEDNLPLDNFDDDYDLIFATKKGLIKRTKLENYRNIRSNGIIAISLEEGDSLVDTKLGKQGSEIILATRDGQASRFDISEVRTVGRQAIGVKGITLNPGDEVVSMAVVTPTDKLLSITENGFGKISMVRDYRKTHRGSKGVVTIKMTDRNGHVVSAKPISDDNQLIITTQQGMVIRVPASEIRTMGRSTQGVKIMNLSEDDKVTAAARLIGTEDEAMVAELESHEDLSFMPVDNSDEE, translated from the coding sequence ATGTCTGATGAAATAGAAAACAACGCTGCAGAAAATACTTCCAAAGAATTCAAATGTCCCATTGAAGCAGAGATGAAAAAGTCCTACATCGACTACGCAATGAGTGTCATTGTAGGAAGAGCTCTTCCTGATGCCAGAGATGGTCTGAAACCTGTACACAGAAGAATCATCTATTCCATGCATGATCTTGGTGTATTCTCCAACAAACCTCACAAAAAATGCGCCAGGATTGTGGGAGACTGTCTGGGTAAGTACCATCCGCATGGAGATTTAGCCGTGTATGATGCCCTGGTGCGTATGGCGCAGGACTTCTCTCTCAGATACCCGATGATTGAAGGTCATGGTAACTTCGGCAGCATTGACGGAGACTCCGCGGCTGCTATGCGTTACACCGAATGCCGTCTCAATAAGATTGCAGAAGAGATGCTTCACGATATTGACAAAGACACAGTTGATTTTGTTGATAATTTCGATGCATCTCTAAAAGAACCTGCAGTACTGCCTTCCAAGATCCCCAGTCTTCTGGTTAACGGATCTTCCGGTATTGCTGTGGGAATGGCCACCAATATTCCGCCTCATAATCTGAAGGAAGTTTGCGATGCCCTGGTACATTTGATTGATGATCCGTCCGCAGACACGATTGACTTGATGACATATATCCCAGGTCCTGATTTTCCTACAGGCGGAACAGTCTATGGTACAAACGGAATCATCGAAGCATATTCCACTGGAAAAGGCCGCATCAAAGTCAGAGCAAACACCTCTATCGAAGAAATGGAAGGCGGAAAGAAGCGTATCATCGTTTCAGAGATCCCCTACCAGGTCAACAAGTCCAATCTGATCGAGAACATTGCAGATCTTGTAAAAGATAAAAAAATCGAGGGAATAACAGATCTGAGGGATGAGAGCGACAGGGACGGAATGCGTATTGTAATTGAGCTGAGAAAAGACGTAATGGAAGAAGTAATTCTCAATCAGTTATTTACACATACACAGATGGAAGTGACATTCGGAATTATTAATTTAGCATTAGTAAACAATGAACCGAAAATCCTGACTTTGAAAGATATGCTCTCTGTGTATCTCGAACACCGCAAGGAGATAGTCACAAAGAGAACTCAGTATGATTTAAAACAGGCACTGGCCAGGGATCACATTCTGCAGGCTTTAATCAAGGCTGTGGATGCAATTGATGATGCCATCGCAATCATCAGGGAAGCAGAGGATGGAGAAAGTGCAAAGCAGGGCCTTATGGCACGCTTCGAAATTGATGAAATTCAGGCCAAAGCTATCCTGGATATGAGACTGAGATCCCTTACGGGTCTGGAAATCGATGATCTGAGAGCCGAATTCGATGCCCTTCAGATTAAAATACAGAACCTTCAGGCCATTCTCGGCGATGAACATAAGGTTTTTGATATAATTAAATCCGAAATCCTTGAGATGAAGGAAGAATACGGGGACGAGCGTAAAACCCAGATCGTGATTGACAACGGAGACCTTGACATCGAAGATCTGATTCCAAATGAGGAAGTAGTCATCATGATCTCTAATGACGGCTACATAAAGAGACTGCCTCTGAGTACATACAAGCAGCAGCACCGCGGCGGACAGGGCCTTATGGGTATGGAGACCAAAGAGGAAGATGCCGTTGTAGACCTGTTTGTGACAATGACTCACAGCTACATTCTGTTCTTTACAGACAGAGGCAGAGTTTACGTCCTCAAGGCTCACCGCATCCCGATTGCAGGAAGACATTCAAAAGGAAAGGCTATAGTCAATCTCCTGCCGAAACTTGAAGAAGGAGAAAAAATCGAGGATAACCTTCCGCTTGACAATTTCGATGACGATTACGACCTCATCTTTGCTACAAAGAAAGGTCTCATCAAGAGAACCAAGCTTGAGAACTACCGCAATATCAGGTCCAATGGTATCATTGCCATCAGTCTTGAAGAGGGAGACTCTCTTGTCGATACAAAACTGGGCAAACAGGGGTCGGAGATTATTCTGGCCACTCGTGACGGCCAGGCTTCAAGATTCGATATCTCTGAAGTAAGAACTGTCGGAAGACAGGCAATAGGCGTCAAGGGAATCACACTAAATCCCGGTGATGAAGTTGTCAGCATGGCCGTGGTAACTCCTACAGACAAGCTGCTCAGCATCACAGAGAACGGGTTCGGAAAGATCTCCATGGTCAGAGACTATCGTAAAACCCACCGCGGCAGCAAAGGAGTCGTCACGATAAAAATGACAGACCGCAACGGGCACGTTGTTTCTGCAAAGCCCATCTCAGACGATAACCAGCTGATCATCACGACACAGCAGGGTATGGTCATACGCGTACCGGCTTCAGAAATCCGTACCATGGGCCGCTCTACTCAGGGAGTGAAAATCATGAATCTGAGTGAGGATGACAAGGTCACTGCAGCTGCCAGGCTGATAGGAACTGAAGACGAGGCTATGGTGGCAGAGCTTGAATCCCATGAGGATCTGAGCTTTATGCCCGTAGACAACTCTGATGAAGAATGA
- the gyrB gene encoding DNA topoisomerase (ATP-hydrolyzing) subunit B has translation MVENDYGADQIQVLEGLQAVRKRPGMYIGSTDIRGLHHLIYEVVDNSIDEAMAGFCTDISITINADSSVTVSDNGRGIPTGINHKYGKSAVELVATVLHAGGKFDRKSYKVSGGLHGVGLSVVNALSEYLETTVKREGHIHVMKCERGEVVLPLKVIGETSETGTQQHFRPDPDIFDTLDFDSEILANHFQDLAYLNRGVKITFKDLREEHQRDNVFYAEGGIVEFVKHLNRGKTPMHDNPIYLSCEKDDMILEIAMQYTDAYSESVYSYVNNINTIEGGTHLMGFRTALTRSLNDYARKNKLVKDNESNLSGEDVREGLTAIISVKIPEPQFEGQTKTKLGNSEVRGLVDSCVYSTLATFLEENPKVAEACVKRSILAFQAREAARKARELTRRKGILDGGGLPGKLADCSEKDPSKCELFIVEGDSAGGSAKQGRDRKFQAILPLKGKILNVEKSRIDKILKNIEIRSLITAIGVGVGQEFDLEKIRYGKVIIMTDADVDGAHISTLLLTLFYRYMKPLIDDGHVYLAMPPLYKVSKGNKISYAYNEKELEKLMEEFGKGFAVQRYKGLGEMNPAQLWETTMDPSVRLLKKVSIEDAVRADELFTILMGDQVEPRREFIMSHATEVANLDI, from the coding sequence ATGGTTGAAAATGATTACGGTGCGGACCAAATCCAGGTTTTGGAAGGTTTACAAGCAGTTCGAAAACGACCCGGTATGTATATCGGATCCACAGATATCCGAGGACTACATCATCTGATTTATGAGGTTGTTGACAACAGTATTGATGAAGCAATGGCAGGTTTCTGTACAGACATCAGTATTACAATAAATGCAGACAGCAGCGTAACTGTGTCTGATAACGGCAGAGGTATTCCTACCGGAATCAATCACAAGTACGGAAAGTCGGCGGTAGAGCTGGTTGCAACAGTATTGCATGCGGGAGGTAAATTCGACCGCAAGAGCTACAAAGTATCAGGAGGGCTTCACGGTGTAGGTCTGTCAGTGGTTAACGCTCTTTCTGAGTACCTTGAAACGACTGTTAAGAGGGAAGGACACATTCATGTTATGAAATGTGAGCGCGGAGAGGTAGTTCTCCCGTTGAAAGTGATAGGAGAAACTTCTGAGACTGGTACCCAGCAGCATTTCAGGCCCGATCCCGATATTTTTGATACACTTGATTTTGACAGTGAGATTTTAGCCAACCATTTTCAGGATTTAGCGTACCTGAACCGCGGAGTTAAGATCACATTTAAAGATCTGAGGGAGGAACATCAGAGAGATAATGTGTTTTATGCTGAAGGCGGAATTGTTGAATTCGTCAAGCATTTAAACAGAGGCAAAACTCCGATGCATGACAATCCGATCTATCTGTCTTGTGAAAAGGACGATATGATACTGGAAATCGCCATGCAGTATACTGATGCGTATTCTGAGAGTGTTTATTCATATGTCAATAACATCAACACGATCGAAGGCGGAACCCACCTGATGGGATTCCGCACTGCACTTACCAGATCCTTGAACGACTATGCAAGAAAGAACAAGCTGGTCAAGGATAATGAGAGCAACCTTTCTGGAGAAGATGTCAGGGAAGGTTTGACCGCGATCATCAGCGTTAAGATTCCAGAACCACAGTTTGAAGGACAGACCAAGACTAAACTGGGAAACAGCGAAGTAAGGGGACTTGTGGATTCCTGTGTCTATTCAACTCTGGCAACATTTCTTGAAGAGAACCCGAAAGTGGCCGAGGCCTGCGTGAAGCGTTCTATCTTAGCCTTCCAGGCGAGAGAGGCAGCCAGAAAGGCAAGGGAACTTACCAGAAGAAAAGGAATTCTGGACGGGGGCGGACTGCCCGGTAAACTGGCGGATTGTTCTGAAAAAGATCCCTCGAAGTGCGAACTGTTCATTGTGGAAGGAGATTCTGCAGGAGGCAGCGCCAAGCAGGGAAGGGATCGTAAGTTCCAGGCGATTCTGCCTTTGAAAGGTAAAATCCTCAATGTGGAAAAATCAAGAATCGACAAGATTCTGAAAAATATAGAAATCAGAAGCCTGATCACTGCCATCGGTGTCGGTGTCGGTCAGGAGTTTGATCTGGAAAAGATACGATACGGAAAAGTCATCATCATGACCGATGCCGATGTAGACGGCGCTCACATCAGTACGCTTCTCTTAACTCTGTTTTACAGATACATGAAGCCGCTGATCGATGACGGCCACGTCTATCTGGCTATGCCGCCTTTGTATAAAGTTTCCAAGGGCAACAAGATCTCGTATGCGTATAATGAGAAAGAGCTGGAAAAGCTTATGGAAGAATTTGGAAAGGGTTTCGCTGTCCAGAGATACAAGGGTCTCGGAGAGATGAATCCCGCACAGCTTTGGGAAACGACAATGGATCCAAGTGTTAGATTGTTGAAAAAGGTCAGTATTGAAGATGCCGTGAGAGCAGACGAGCTCTTTACGATTTTAATGGGAGACCAGGTAGAACCCCGCAGAGAGTTTATCATGTCTCATGCAACCGAGGTTGCGAATCTGGATATCTGA